A single region of the Pontimicrobium sp. SW4 genome encodes:
- a CDS encoding helix-turn-helix domain-containing protein, producing MENPFTPLNARLENIENLLLDIKHGSNNSNAVIHSDQWLDLNQLINYDPEKRSKSTFYGYVHNQTIPYHKNGKKLLFLKAEIDEWLKSGRRKTTSELMINAENYIKRKTS from the coding sequence ATGGAAAATCCTTTTACACCTTTAAATGCTCGTCTTGAAAACATAGAAAATCTCCTATTAGATATTAAACACGGATCTAATAATAGTAATGCCGTAATTCATTCAGATCAATGGCTAGACCTCAACCAACTTATCAATTACGATCCTGAAAAAAGAAGTAAATCTACATTTTATGGTTATGTACATAACCAAACAATCCCTTACCATAAAAATGGCAAAAAACTATTGTTTTTGAAGGCTGAAATTGATGAATGGCTGAAATCAGGTAGAAGAAAAACTACTTCTGAGCTAATGATTAATGCTGAAAATTATATCAAAAGAAAAACATCATAA
- a CDS encoding alpha/beta hydrolase yields MKTISNLILKRNHKKPILIDAFYSLDKKDQPIVIFCHGYKGFKDWGAWNLMAKQITKVGCCFIKFNFSHNGGTMENPIDFTDLEAFGHNNYTKELDDLDDVIDWSQNYFLNNLFVNAKNIYLIGHSRGGGICILKASQDKRITKLITLASVSDFEKRTATIGNLKEWKEKGVKYVLNGRTKQQMPHYYQFYEDFIANKNRLNIEKAAKSISIPQLIIHGNNDTSINIKEAKELHQWNPKSKLAIIEGADHVFNTKHPWDADELSPELELVVKLITNFLLVEKIGLEPTTS; encoded by the coding sequence ATGAAAACTATTAGCAACTTAATTCTTAAACGAAACCATAAAAAACCCATCTTAATTGATGCTTTTTACTCTCTGGACAAAAAAGACCAACCTATCGTTATTTTTTGTCATGGATATAAAGGTTTTAAAGATTGGGGAGCATGGAACTTAATGGCAAAACAAATTACCAAAGTAGGATGTTGTTTTATTAAATTTAATTTTTCTCATAATGGTGGAACTATGGAGAATCCCATTGATTTTACAGACTTGGAAGCCTTTGGACACAACAATTACACAAAAGAGCTAGACGATTTAGATGATGTTATTGATTGGTCTCAAAACTATTTTCTAAATAATCTGTTTGTCAACGCAAAAAATATTTATCTAATTGGGCACAGTCGTGGCGGAGGTATTTGCATACTAAAAGCATCTCAAGATAAACGAATTACTAAGCTCATTACTTTGGCAAGTGTAAGTGATTTCGAAAAACGTACAGCAACTATTGGTAATTTAAAAGAGTGGAAAGAAAAAGGTGTTAAATATGTTTTAAATGGTCGCACAAAACAACAAATGCCACATTACTATCAGTTCTATGAAGATTTTATAGCCAATAAAAATCGCCTTAATATTGAAAAAGCAGCAAAAAGCATAAGCATTCCACAGTTAATTATTCATGGAAATAACGATACGTCTATTAATATTAAGGAAGCTAAAGAACTACACCAATGGAATCCTAAAAGTAAATTAGCAATTATTGAAGGAGCAGATCATGTTTTTAACACAAAACACCCTTGGGACGCTGATGAGCTTTCTCCAGAGTTAGAATTGGTTGTAAAGCTAATCACAAACTTCTTATTAGTGGAGAAGATCGGGCTCGAACCGACGACCTCTTGA
- a CDS encoding site-specific integrase: MKKDYAISIYLDKRRAKANGKFPVKLRVFASISRKQKLYPTIFDLTEKEFESIWLSTKPRNENKRVRLKIQSVENRADDVAKELNPFSFEHFERKLYRKKGEGIKVSYHYTELIKEYKKNDRLGTADSYKYSEKAIQEFVENSQKKNYSKLSFYDIDKFWLNDFEKYLLHTNRSNTTVGIYLRPLRAIFNKAIEENEIEKELYPFGKRKYQIPASRSVKKTLSKEQLSVLFNSTPKTKEQQRAKAFWFFSFNSNGMNIKDIALLKFKNIDNDTIKFYRAKTQFTSKTDLKLITIYLNDYMKSFIKEYGNTNKHPNNYVFNILSEAMTPEEQRNKIKNFTRYINQHLKKLCESIGLPNEISTYYARHSFATSSIRKGASMEFMQESLGHKDIKTTQAYFDGFEDETKKEFANQIMNF, translated from the coding sequence ATGAAGAAAGATTATGCTATTTCAATTTACCTCGATAAAAGAAGAGCGAAAGCAAACGGTAAGTTTCCTGTTAAATTAAGAGTGTTTGCTTCTATTTCACGAAAGCAAAAACTATATCCAACCATCTTTGATCTCACAGAGAAAGAGTTTGAAAGTATATGGCTATCTACTAAGCCTAGAAACGAAAACAAAAGAGTAAGATTAAAAATTCAGTCCGTCGAAAACAGGGCTGATGATGTTGCAAAAGAACTTAACCCTTTTTCTTTTGAACATTTTGAACGAAAACTATACAGAAAAAAAGGTGAAGGAATCAAAGTTAGCTATCATTATACTGAACTGATTAAAGAATACAAAAAGAATGATAGATTAGGAACAGCAGATTCATATAAATACAGTGAAAAAGCTATTCAGGAGTTTGTAGAGAACAGTCAAAAGAAAAATTACTCTAAACTATCCTTTTATGATATTGACAAATTCTGGTTAAATGATTTTGAAAAGTATCTATTACACACAAACAGAAGTAATACTACTGTTGGAATTTATTTAAGACCATTAAGAGCTATTTTTAATAAAGCTATCGAAGAAAATGAAATAGAAAAGGAATTATACCCATTTGGTAAAAGAAAGTATCAAATACCTGCTTCAAGAAGTGTCAAAAAAACTCTTTCAAAAGAACAGTTAAGTGTGTTATTTAATTCAACTCCAAAAACAAAAGAACAACAAAGAGCAAAAGCTTTTTGGTTTTTCTCTTTCAACTCTAATGGAATGAACATTAAAGACATTGCTCTTTTAAAATTCAAAAACATTGATAATGATACTATAAAATTTTATCGTGCTAAAACTCAATTCACTTCAAAAACTGATTTGAAATTAATTACAATATACTTAAATGATTATATGAAATCATTTATTAAGGAGTATGGCAATACTAATAAACATCCAAATAATTACGTGTTTAATATTTTGTCAGAAGCAATGACACCTGAAGAACAAAGAAATAAAATCAAAAATTTTACTAGATATATTAATCAACATCTAAAAAAACTATGTGAATCTATAGGATTGCCAAATGAGATTTCAACTTATTACGCAAGACACAGTTTTGCCACATCATCGATAAGAAAAGGAGCTTCTATGGAGTTTATGCAAGAAAGTCTAGGGCATAAAGACATTAAAACCACACAAGCCTATTTTGATGGTTTTGAAGATGAAACAAAAAAAGAGTTCGCAAACCAAATAATGAATTTTTAA